One window of Quercus robur chromosome 5, dhQueRobu3.1, whole genome shotgun sequence genomic DNA carries:
- the LOC126728714 gene encoding uncharacterized protein LOC126728714, translated as MRDFRSDRFNSSNRPRRDYAEQSEPTGAQAVHAMFREPLHKILENVKCEPFFPWPNRMAGDPSKRNQNLYCAYHQEPGHTIDDCRNLKNHLDRLVREGKLRHLLNRPEGWQEQSNIETRQSTLRPPIGTINVILVVPGRTGSSPFKVMSVGRFSAEPDESESKRARVSATPLIGFSEEDKQGTFQPHDDALVVTLRIGGYDVKRVLVNQGSAVEVMYPDLYKGLNLKPEDLSPYDSPLLMAE; from the coding sequence atgagggacttcaggtcggaccgctttaACAGCAGTAACAGGCCGAGAAGAGACTACGCGGAACAGTCCGAACCTACTGGGGCTCAGGCAGTCCATGCTATGTTCCGAGAACCATTGCATAAGATCCTAGAGAATGTGAAGTGTGAACCCTTCTTTCCGTGGCCGAACaggatggcaggcgacccctcaaaacgcaatcagaatctGTACTGCGCGTACCACCAGGAGCCAGGTCACACCATTGATGATTGCAGGAATCTGAAAAACCATTTGGATCGGcttgtccgagaagggaagttgaggCATTTGTTGAACCGCCCTGAAGGATGGCAGGAACAGTCAAATATCGAAACCAGACAAAGCACATTGAGGCCACCTATtggcacaataaatgttatTCTTGTCGTACCTGGAAGGACCGGTTCCAGCCCTTTCAAAGTAATGTCAGTGGGCAGGTTCTCGGCTGAGCCAGACGAAAGTGAATCCAAGAGAGCCAGAGTGAGTGCCACGCCATTAATCGGGTTCTCGGAGGAGGACAAGCAAGGAACCTTTCAACCCCACGACGATGCCCTAGTCGTCACGCTCAGAAttggaggttatgacgtgaaaagggtgttagttaATCAAGGCAGTGCCGTGgaggtaatgtaccctgatttgTACAAGGGGTTGAACTTGAAGCCAGAAGACTTGTCACCATACGATTCCCCTCTG